The window ATGTGATTTTTTTCGTCTTTCTGTTTGCTCTAttgttttcttatcttatcttaaacaatacagacgttacttcaaaaaagaaaatgattacgtcctaagcttCATGCAttttgtcatgcatgttaaccaatgccttaaattctgccaaatcactggttttcctggctggctcaggcaagcCAATcgatgctctaatagcactagggaagaaggagcattcgtacaaatttgtcctagtatatggaacgaggaatatgTCTTTAGTAAACATCGGAGATCAGAACAGACCATATCGACATTGATCTTCAAAGCCTTAAAGACTTTTCTTTTGTATCcactaaattaaataatttttatgcaATTTTTTCCCCAGGCTGTATGGACTCATGTGTAGGTATGAGGGAAATAGGTTTACTGTGCGCATCGACCCAAGCGACGGAGTCACCAAAGTCATAGACGACAGCATGGCGATGACCAACGAGACCGAAGGCGCCATTCGCTGCATGACATCTAAGAAGCCTGAGAGAGTAGGCTGCGAGGAACCAGCCTTCTGCGCCCTGGGCAACATCTGCACCGCCAGATTGAAGGCGCCTTGCAACCGGTACAAGACCTTCAACCGTTGGTTGATGACCGAGTACGTCGACGTGTCGTTCGATAACGAGGAGGGAAAGATCCACGTGGTCAAGTGCTTCACCAAGTGCGTGTCCATTTCCGCCTTGGAGTCGGACAGTCAGAGCAGAAGTGGGAGGCTCTCCTACCTGGCTGTCATCCTCATCGTCGTGGGAGTGGTGCTGGCAGCAATTCTACTGGTGGTTCTGATTGTCATTTACAAACTCCGGGACGGAGGGCTGATGCGAAAGATAGAGCGGAAGCGTAGTGTGGTGACAGAACTAGTTCAATAACATCATCATTTACACTCTCTTGTGACTCTCAATAGCTATTGTACACCGTTTGGCTACCAACAGAACAGACAAGCGTCTAGGAACAATTACAAATCCAGCCACACATATCTTATTAGATCGACTTGTAGAATCTTAGCTGGTTTCTAATCATAAAATATGAATCGTACTTTTCCTCCATCTTTTTTTGTATACCATCTACCTGTCATCTTGCATTCAAGCATTAATTTAATATAAGAGTATATGATCTCATTTGAACGTATTCACTAATACGTATACTACAATAGCTATGTAAAAAGTCGCAACagaatctaataattaatttcatCAAAAATATGTAAAGACTATATACTTTCAATTATTAGTTGGTGTTGTAATTATCACAATCCAATTAGGCAACGTTTTCATAGGCATGTTGTTGTCATTTTTACAGGGCTGGCATTGGGCCGATTTCACCGATTGCTTCATATTGGGCCCTGCGCCTGGCAGGAGCCCGGcaattttttacatttaccATATCATTCTCATATCATTCTCAGTCATGTCTCGTATAACGGGCcaagatgtaggacttaaagggttagCATATCTATTATATCGTACGATTGACGTAACTTTTAATTAACCCACTGGCGCCTATTACGTTTGAGCTGCTTTCTATGAGTACCGGTATTGtataataaaaatgttgatataaagctctaattaataattatagttgttattgtattaaaaaatagaaGAGTGGCCACTAATTACGGAATTGATTATGCTAACAGTAAATATGTTTTATACATTGTAAATATGAATTCTAAATGGCATGTTATATTCATGCAATGTAAGCTCTTCGTTCCACTTGGACtcttataaaaataacattttcatcatttcattctagctgaaaaaaaattacatttattaaatTTCAAATGTATCTCAAACGTTATTGATGTATCATTGTCTAAGTTACACGTTTTGCAAGTGGGAATGGCGTATAATGTAAATTATGTGTTGTAATACTAATGACAAGGATGAAGGAtcagtgcagtgtttcacatggttTGGCAAACCCGGTTACAAACTGCATATTTTTCTCCAAATTCAATGCATTGTGTAATCCAcacaaaaaatttttgtttatataaatatctttttcaCTCACTCTTCTTCACAATTTTCCCCggctttctttttattttatgtttgtttttttttttttttttcgcttctctctctccttgtgagTGTTGTTCTAATCAGTTTCATTTACTCACCGCTGACACCATCAGATTAGTTTTTCCTAATCTATCCACTCTATTTTGTTCAATCTTTCATGTATTATTTTCTCCCTATTTCTTCACTTTTCAACTTAAATGATTCCCAACAAAATTGTCTGATTCTCTATCTACTAGcacatatctctctctctctctctttctctctctctctctctctctctctcctgtatTTTTTACTGGAATAAAAGAAACTTATTGAAATGCTATTAATAAGAAGTTTGTTGTTTAGTAGAAAATATACTTGCTACAAAATGTCTCATGTCTCTAAAAAAGTTACCTCGCCTTTAAcctaatatattttatttgatatctgTTCCTCACGTGAAATATATTTCTACCATTATTTATAtcttaatttactttactttataaaaatcAAGCAATGAAAGGGATATCACCGATAACTGAAATTCACTGGCGAAGTTTAAAGTAATAGCACAGTAGCTTCCcttgtttttataaagtttattttttctaatagTGGTTACATTTGAAGCGCTACTacattataaatctatatttacaaAAGTGTCAAGTGACCTGATCACTGGCCATctgaatttaattttataatattttcataTGTTAAATATCCATTTACAACGGTCAATGAAAAAGGCTTCGCCTCAAATCAAACATCAGCATTTATAATTAAcctaaaatgatttttaaaaatattttcacctcattttattttttattacaaaggtGAGGTCAAGTCTACCTGTATCTTTATTCATTAATTTACGAGAGTGTTGTGTGTTCACCTGAACGATAAGCCGCCATTACTTTCTCCAGCTTAGGTCAGCTAGCTAGGACAACTGGTTGATGCGGTAttcacaacaaaaaaacaactatttataTCTGCTGGAAGAACTTTTTGACAGAGGAACGATCAATCAGCTAGTTTCAAACCCCTCCCTTCTCAACTGGTAACCATTCATCGGCAATATATAATTGACTTCTTTAGGGACTTCCTAGTATAAATTGGCACAACACTTTCatggacctcagagcagtggaccccagatggaaagaggcttcacacattgccaatgacagatctttgtggagacagcttccagtccaatgcgccgaacggcgctggaggatctaagtctataatttatttatgaacAATAATGATAAAGAATGAGAACGACAATGACATCTGGACCATCGTCCTACAACGCAACCAAACAGATGAAAACATTCCACAAAAGCGGTCAAGCTTTGAAACACTGTTCAAGTTGACCCACGCCTAATGTTCTGACAATCGTCAGTCACTAATATGAGTCGAAATTCGACTCTAtactgtttttatttaaaatattcaacGCGTAGTGCAGACCAAATAACTAAGAGTTTCACCAGCGCCTTTTAATAATGGCTGTGGTGTGCGCTATTGACTGTCTTCCTcatggtccagggttcgaattcTGTCTTTCCCGCGGGCATCCTTCTCCGTCCTGCGGGGTATctaaactaagaaaaaaaatattcaattctgATGGGAAAATCAGAAAGACGTCAAACGATAAAATAGGACTTTTGTCGTATTTTAAAGAATATAGACTATtacctatatatatacaataattGTTTcgaaaaagctttttaaaaaatatatgtatgccATATTCAAGACAGATCTCCCTGTATAGAAGAAAGTTGGATGAAAAGCAAAAAGAATTTGAGCCCTAGAACGTCGTGTTTGATTGAACTATGTAAATCTATgtgacaatttctttttttatttatagcctTTTCATAAAAGGGAATTATATGAAAAGAATTTGTAATAAGTAATATATAAACTGTTCTTCAGTGTTGCATTTAGTATAGATAATGAGTGTTGCCAAGCCTCACCTTTTTGACGACTAATGCACAAGACATGTAGCTGAGCAAAAGTTTCATTTATAAACGTACAGTTAAGCAACACCCAATGACAGCCTACAAGGTATTCCGTGATAGAAGTGTAGATATCTATATAGTTTTCGTTGCTCTTCTTGAAAAGAATGTCTTATGCCTTGGTCAATAAACTATATATGGGTCATCAGAAAACTAGAAAACTATGAATACATCTGTACCAAAGAATCTTGTAAATCAGTGGCCCAAAAACCTCCACATAGTACAACTGACTATTTCTTCTCAAAGCCAAGCGACGGTCTACATACACCCTATGTTCAATAGCGTCTCGCTACTGTGAATCTTTTGATGCATTTTTTGTAACCATAACATTTGTTAGGACTATATTTAAACTGAATAGTTTAATGTTGGTTAGTATACGCCTCATTTAAGACAACATTCGTCCTGAC of the Biomphalaria glabrata chromosome 11, xgBioGlab47.1, whole genome shotgun sequence genome contains:
- the LOC106069878 gene encoding uncharacterized protein LOC106069878 — protein: MTLVGLLLISTTLVICHGQSLPQLNFHFASPDYPGRVPETLDVHLDEELDHLLYGLMCRYEGNRFTVRIDPSDGVTKVIDDSMAMTNETEGAIRCMTSKKPERVGCEEPAFCALGNICTARLKAPCNRYKTFNRWLMTEYVDVSFDNEEGKIHVVKCFTKCVSISALESDSQSRSGRLSYLAVILIVVGVVLAAILLVVLIVIYKLRDGGLMRKIERKRSVVTELVQ